Proteins from a single region of Flavobacterium sp. K5-23:
- the mutS gene encoding DNA mismatch repair protein MutS: MAAKDKVVKETPLMKQYNEIKRKYPDACLLFRVGDFYETFGDDAVRASKILGITLTKRGAGSETETALAGFPHHSINTYLPKLVKAGLRVAICDQLEDPKMTKTIVKRGVTELVTPGVSMNDEVLNSKTNNFLASVYFANKSIGISFLDVSTGEFLTAQGNAEYIDKLLQNFSPSEVLIQKNNKNEFRENFGDDYHSFYLEDWIYKEDYAFDILTKHFKTVSLKGFGIEELKEGIIASGAILYYLSETQHNKVQHITSIQRIAENAYVWMDRFTIRNLELYHSYNPNAVTLLDVIDRTLSPMGGRLLKRWLALPLKDCAKIQGRHQVVSYLKENQEVLKRMQNQIKQISDLERLISKIAAGKVSPREVIYLKESLDAIIPIKALALESPQEAVKIIGDSLHSCDLLREKIKATLNQDAPVAISKGNAIAKGVNEELDELRAISTSGKDYLEGIESRESQRTGITSLKISFNNVFGYYIEVRNTHKDKVPPEWIRKQTLVNAERYITEELKVYEAKILGAEEKIQKIESELFEQLVAWITTYIKPVQLNANLVAQLDCLCSFTQLAIENKYVCPELDETFELDIKNGRHPVIEKQLPVGTPYISNDVFLDREAQQLIMITGPNMSGKSAILRQTALIVLLAQMGSFVPADSVKMGIVDKIFTRVGASDNISMGESTFMVEMNETASILNNISDRSLVLLDEIGRGTSTYDGISIAWAIAEFLHDHPSRPKTLFATHYHELNEMSETLPRIQNYNVAVKELKDTVLFVRKLVKGGSAHSFGIHVAKMAGMPQTVILKAQKLLKKLEKDHSSEVLSGIKAEKDEMQMSFFNLDDPLLEEIKEEILNLDINTLTPIEAMMKLNEIKRMLTKK, translated from the coding sequence TTGGCAGCTAAAGACAAAGTAGTAAAGGAAACACCATTAATGAAGCAGTATAACGAAATCAAAAGGAAATATCCTGATGCTTGTTTGTTGTTTCGTGTGGGTGATTTTTATGAAACATTTGGAGATGATGCAGTTAGGGCTTCTAAAATTCTTGGAATTACCTTAACTAAACGTGGAGCAGGCTCTGAGACTGAAACAGCCTTAGCTGGTTTCCCACATCATTCTATAAATACGTACTTGCCTAAACTGGTTAAAGCTGGACTTCGTGTAGCGATTTGTGACCAACTTGAAGACCCAAAAATGACTAAGACAATTGTCAAGCGTGGGGTAACTGAGTTAGTGACGCCGGGTGTTTCTATGAACGATGAGGTGTTGAATTCTAAAACAAATAATTTTTTAGCATCGGTATATTTTGCTAATAAATCAATTGGTATTTCTTTTTTGGATGTATCAACTGGGGAGTTTCTTACTGCTCAAGGGAATGCCGAGTATATTGATAAGTTGCTTCAAAATTTTAGCCCAAGTGAAGTTTTAATTCAAAAGAATAATAAAAACGAGTTCCGAGAAAATTTCGGGGACGACTACCATAGCTTTTATTTAGAAGATTGGATATATAAGGAAGATTATGCATTCGATATTTTAACGAAGCACTTTAAAACTGTTTCCTTAAAAGGTTTTGGTATCGAAGAGTTGAAAGAGGGGATTATTGCCTCGGGAGCTATTTTATATTATTTATCCGAAACACAGCACAATAAGGTACAGCACATAACTTCAATTCAGCGTATTGCTGAAAACGCATATGTTTGGATGGATCGCTTTACGATTCGGAATCTCGAATTATATCATAGTTATAACCCTAATGCGGTAACTCTTCTGGATGTTATTGATAGAACGCTTTCGCCAATGGGTGGTCGTTTGTTAAAACGTTGGTTAGCCTTGCCGCTAAAAGATTGTGCTAAAATACAAGGCCGTCATCAGGTTGTTTCTTATTTGAAAGAAAACCAGGAGGTTTTAAAGCGCATGCAAAATCAGATCAAGCAAATTTCCGATTTAGAGCGACTGATTTCCAAAATCGCTGCGGGAAAAGTTTCTCCTAGAGAAGTGATTTACCTAAAAGAATCTCTAGACGCTATCATTCCTATAAAAGCATTGGCTTTAGAGAGCCCGCAAGAAGCGGTAAAGATTATTGGAGATAGTTTGCATAGTTGTGATTTATTGCGTGAGAAGATTAAAGCCACTTTAAATCAAGACGCTCCAGTTGCTATTTCCAAAGGGAATGCAATTGCTAAAGGGGTCAATGAAGAATTAGATGAATTGCGCGCAATTTCAACTTCGGGTAAAGATTATTTAGAAGGAATTGAGTCAAGAGAGTCGCAACGAACAGGGATTACCTCTTTGAAAATATCATTTAATAATGTTTTTGGGTATTACATCGAAGTTAGGAATACGCATAAAGATAAGGTGCCGCCAGAATGGATAAGAAAACAAACTCTTGTCAATGCGGAGCGTTATATCACTGAGGAATTAAAAGTGTATGAAGCTAAAATTCTTGGCGCTGAAGAGAAAATACAAAAAATAGAATCCGAATTATTTGAGCAATTAGTTGCTTGGATTACCACTTATATAAAGCCGGTACAGTTGAATGCTAATTTAGTGGCTCAATTAGACTGTTTGTGCTCGTTTACGCAATTAGCAATAGAAAATAAATATGTTTGCCCAGAATTAGACGAAACATTTGAACTTGATATAAAAAACGGAAGGCATCCTGTTATCGAAAAACAATTGCCAGTAGGAACACCGTATATTTCTAATGATGTGTTTTTAGACAGGGAAGCCCAGCAATTAATTATGATTACAGGACCTAATATGTCTGGTAAGTCGGCTATATTGCGTCAAACTGCTTTGATTGTGCTTTTGGCTCAAATGGGAAGTTTTGTGCCTGCTGACAGTGTTAAGATGGGGATTGTAGACAAGATATTCACAAGAGTAGGGGCTTCAGATAATATTTCGATGGGTGAATCTACTTTTATGGTCGAAATGAATGAGACGGCTTCCATCTTGAATAATATTTCCGACAGAAGCTTAGTGTTGCTAGACGAAATAGGTAGAGGGACAAGTACTTATGATGGAATTTCGATTGCTTGGGCCATTGCAGAATTTTTACACGATCATCCTTCAAGGCCTAAAACCTTGTTTGCTACCCATTATCATGAGCTGAATGAAATGAGTGAGACCTTGCCAAGGATTCAAAATTATAACGTGGCGGTAAAAGAATTAAAAGATACGGTACTTTTTGTTCGAAAATTAGTCAAAGGAGGGAGTGCGCATAGTTTTGGAATACATGTGGCGAAAATGGCTGGAATGCCGCAAACTGTTATTCTAAAAGCGCAAAAACTATTAAAGAAACTGGAGAAAGACCATTCGAGTGAAGTGTTAAGCGGAATCAAAGCAGAAAAGGATGAAATGCAAATGAGTTTTTTCAATTTAGACGATCCATTGTTAGAAGAGATTAAAGAGGAAATTTTAAATCTTGACATAAATACATTGACGCCTATAGAAGCAATGATGAAGCTAAATGAGATAAAAAGAATGCTTACTAAAAAGTAA
- a CDS encoding RNA methyltransferase has translation MRKLENSELERKSIEDFKKSEKTPVILVLDDVRSLHNIGSVFRTADAFLIEKIYLCGITATPPNKEINKTALGATETVTWEYNKNVLEVIENLKKDNVTTLAIEQVESAIFLQDFKVEKGSKYALVFGNEVYGVSQEAVALCDGCIEIPQLGTKHSLNISVSAGIVIWDFFKKMI, from the coding sequence ATGAGAAAATTAGAAAACAGCGAACTTGAAAGAAAATCTATTGAAGATTTCAAAAAATCAGAAAAAACTCCTGTTATTTTAGTATTGGATGATGTTCGCAGTTTACACAACATTGGTTCTGTATTTAGAACTGCCGATGCTTTTTTAATTGAAAAAATATATCTGTGTGGTATAACGGCAACTCCTCCAAACAAAGAAATTAATAAAACAGCCCTTGGAGCTACCGAAACTGTCACTTGGGAATACAATAAAAATGTTCTTGAAGTCATCGAAAACTTAAAGAAGGACAATGTGACTACACTTGCAATTGAGCAGGTGGAAAGCGCAATTTTTTTACAAGATTTTAAAGTTGAAAAAGGATCTAAGTATGCATTAGTTTTCGGGAATGAAGTTTATGGTGTGTCTCAAGAAGCTGTGGCTCTATGTGACGGTTGCATCGAAATCCCTCAATTAGGGACGAAACATTCACTTAACATATCAGTAAGTGCCGGAATTGTAATTTGGGACTTTTTCAAGAAAATGATATAA
- the folK gene encoding 2-amino-4-hydroxy-6-hydroxymethyldihydropteridine diphosphokinase — MKVQHQVVLSIGSNQGNRLENVERCIELIHLEIGTVIKVSKLYETPSWGFESDAFYNCALVLHTYSTAHKILSQVLKIEKKLGRLRSAEQGYQSRIIDIDLIAYDNQIIETEKLQIPHPLMQDRKFVLMPFQDLNMDWEHPIFKKSIPELLQVTPDLSVCTVVQELRSPLQDISLEQFNYIAFEGNIGAGKTTLTTKIAEDFNAKTVLERFADNPFLPKFYKDQNRYAFPLEMSFLADRYQQLSDDLAQFDLFKDFLVADYHIFKSLIFAKITLAEDEYRLYRNLFDIIYREMPKPDLYIYLYQNSERLLQNIKKRGRSYEQEIPAEYLNKINSGYLDYIKSQTELNVLIIDVSDKDFVKNQEDYVFVLEEIKKKIR, encoded by the coding sequence ATGAAAGTACAACATCAGGTCGTTTTATCTATAGGCAGTAATCAGGGCAATCGCCTTGAAAATGTGGAGCGATGTATAGAATTAATACATCTGGAAATAGGGACAGTTATCAAAGTTTCTAAATTATATGAAACGCCATCCTGGGGATTTGAAAGTGATGCTTTCTATAATTGCGCTTTGGTTTTACATACCTATAGCACGGCACATAAAATTCTAAGTCAGGTTTTAAAGATTGAAAAAAAATTAGGGCGATTAAGAAGTGCTGAACAAGGATATCAATCCCGTATTATTGATATTGATTTAATCGCGTATGACAATCAGATTATAGAAACTGAAAAACTTCAGATTCCGCATCCATTAATGCAAGATCGAAAATTTGTATTAATGCCATTTCAAGATTTAAATATGGATTGGGAACACCCAATTTTTAAAAAATCAATTCCGGAATTACTTCAAGTTACTCCAGATCTTAGTGTATGTACTGTTGTTCAGGAATTGAGAAGTCCGTTACAGGACATTTCCCTTGAACAATTTAATTACATCGCTTTTGAAGGAAATATTGGAGCAGGGAAAACAACCTTGACGACAAAGATTGCGGAAGATTTTAATGCTAAGACAGTATTGGAACGATTTGCTGACAATCCATTTCTCCCTAAATTTTATAAAGATCAAAACCGTTATGCGTTTCCTCTTGAGATGTCATTCTTGGCTGATAGGTACCAGCAATTATCAGATGATTTAGCACAATTTGACTTGTTTAAAGACTTTCTCGTTGCCGATTATCATATTTTCAAGTCTTTGATTTTTGCCAAAATCACACTTGCTGAAGATGAGTACCGCCTATATCGCAATCTGTTTGATATCATTTATAGAGAAATGCCAAAACCGGATTTGTACATATACTTATATCAAAATTCAGAACGATTACTTCAAAATATTAAAAAAAGAGGAAGAAGCTATGAGCAGGAAATACCAGCTGAATACTTGAATAAAATCAATAGTGGCTATCTTGATTATATTAAATCACAAACGGAGCTGAATGTTTTGATAATAGATGTATCCGATAAGGATTTTGTAAAAAACCAGGAGGATTATGTCTTTGTTTTGGAAGAAATAAAAAAGAAAATACGATAA
- the sppA gene encoding signal peptide peptidase SppA, translating to MNFLRNVMSTIIGIFVFFMLFFFGIILIATIFGGEPEAVEVKSDSVIELNLDKITNDYAGKYKDPWVTFFSDKKSIGLTDIINAIDEAKNDDNIKGISMLNSQSSLGMAQSKALRDALIDFKKSGKFVMAYANSYSQKEYYLNSVASPIYINPSGEMDFKGLSSEIMFFKDLQEKTGVKMEVIRHGKYKSAVEPFLENKMSDANREQITALLNSVWSSTAYDISKSRKISIEKLNEIANGLLARTPAMAKEQKLVDIIAYEDIYHDAIKKALKVTKDKDYNKVSILEYAKKIATTSSISDAKDEIAIIYAQGEIQSGEGDVNIIGEGSMRRSLQEARKSKNIKAIVLRIDSPGGSALTSDLIWREIELTKKVKPIVVSMGNYAASGGYYIACNANTIFAEKNTITGSIGVFGILPNFSQLATKIGIHTEQVRTHENASRYSPFVPLDPKFKEVTQESVENVYNTFVSHVAQGRKMTFAQVDAIAQGRVWAGSEAVKNGLVDKIGGLDDAIREAAKLSKTKKYSTKNFPEYEKNFDDLFANLPFAKSKEAFIKEEIGLENYNIMQQIKKTQNQKGMLMLMPYEITIK from the coding sequence ATGAACTTTCTTCGAAATGTAATGTCAACCATCATTGGTATATTTGTCTTCTTTATGTTATTCTTTTTTGGGATAATCTTAATTGCCACTATTTTTGGCGGAGAACCAGAAGCTGTTGAAGTAAAAAGCGATTCGGTAATCGAATTAAACTTAGACAAAATAACAAATGACTATGCTGGAAAATACAAAGACCCTTGGGTAACTTTTTTTTCTGATAAAAAAAGCATCGGGCTAACGGATATAATCAATGCAATTGATGAAGCCAAAAATGATGATAACATAAAAGGAATTTCTATGTTAAACAGCCAGTCTTCGTTAGGAATGGCACAAAGTAAAGCTTTAAGAGATGCGTTAATCGATTTTAAAAAATCAGGGAAATTTGTTATGGCTTATGCCAATTCTTATTCTCAAAAAGAATATTATTTAAACTCAGTTGCAAGCCCTATATACATAAACCCATCAGGAGAAATGGATTTCAAAGGACTTTCGTCTGAAATTATGTTTTTCAAAGACCTACAAGAAAAAACAGGTGTCAAAATGGAAGTAATACGTCATGGAAAATACAAAAGTGCCGTAGAACCTTTTCTTGAAAACAAGATGAGTGATGCTAATAGAGAACAAATTACAGCTCTTTTAAACTCAGTATGGAGCTCAACTGCTTACGACATTTCAAAAAGCAGAAAAATTTCGATTGAAAAGCTTAACGAAATTGCAAATGGATTATTAGCTCGTACTCCTGCTATGGCCAAAGAACAAAAACTTGTTGACATAATAGCCTACGAAGATATTTATCATGATGCTATTAAAAAGGCATTAAAAGTAACTAAAGACAAGGACTATAATAAAGTTTCAATCTTAGAATATGCTAAAAAGATAGCAACGACTTCTTCTATATCTGATGCTAAAGACGAAATTGCAATTATTTACGCACAGGGAGAAATACAAAGCGGTGAAGGAGATGTAAATATCATTGGTGAAGGTTCGATGCGTCGTTCTTTACAAGAAGCAAGAAAAAGCAAAAACATAAAAGCCATTGTACTTCGTATAGATAGCCCAGGTGGAAGCGCTTTGACTTCAGATTTAATTTGGAGAGAAATTGAATTGACTAAAAAAGTAAAACCAATTGTAGTGTCAATGGGTAATTACGCTGCGTCAGGTGGGTATTACATTGCTTGTAATGCTAACACAATTTTTGCTGAGAAAAACACAATAACAGGTTCTATTGGAGTGTTTGGAATATTGCCTAACTTCAGTCAGTTGGCTACAAAAATAGGCATCCACACTGAACAAGTAAGAACACATGAAAACGCATCTAGATACAGTCCGTTTGTTCCTTTAGACCCTAAATTTAAAGAAGTAACCCAAGAAAGTGTAGAGAACGTTTACAACACTTTTGTATCTCATGTTGCTCAAGGAAGAAAAATGACTTTTGCCCAAGTTGATGCAATCGCTCAAGGTAGAGTTTGGGCAGGATCTGAAGCAGTGAAAAATGGTCTTGTGGATAAAATTGGAGGTTTGGATGATGCAATTCGTGAAGCGGCTAAATTATCAAAAACTAAAAAATACAGCACAAAAAACTTTCCTGAATACGAAAAAAACTTCGATGATTTGTTTGCTAACCTTCCTTTTGCAAAATCGAAAGAGGCTTTTATAAAAGAAGAAATAGGACTGGAGAACTATAACATTATGCAACAAATTAAAAAAACACAGAATCAAAAAGGGATGCTAATGTTGATGCCATACGAGATTACAATTAAATAA
- a CDS encoding DUF1508 domain-containing protein has protein sequence MGSFVISKRFNGSYKFEYTSRKGKPILTSKAYELRMDCESDAEYVRSVFETCSFVKFKTTSGKFFFRVLVVDAVMATSRKYSTVLMVQKGIDEIVKYGSKAEILDFSANDFVFED, from the coding sequence ATGGGTTCTTTTGTTATTAGTAAAAGATTTAATGGAAGCTATAAGTTTGAATACACTTCCAGAAAAGGGAAGCCGATTTTAACTAGTAAAGCGTATGAATTAAGGATGGACTGTGAGTCGGATGCGGAGTATGTTAGGTCCGTTTTTGAGACTTGTTCTTTTGTGAAGTTCAAAACGACTAGTGGGAAGTTCTTTTTCAGGGTATTGGTTGTAGATGCTGTTATGGCAACAAGCAGGAAGTATTCAACAGTGTTAATGGTCCAGAAAGGAATTGATGAAATAGTAAAATATGGATCTAAGGCGGAGATATTGGACTTCTCTGCAAATGATTTCGTTTTTGAAGATTGA
- a CDS encoding DUF1573 domain-containing protein has protein sequence MKKIFLLAMLTVLGVTTSNAQETTKKIKAVKAKVARVDGAGMVFASETIDYGTVAYNSDGKREFVFTNNGTKPLIITNAQGSCGCTVPTYPKEPIAPGAKGVIGVKYDTSRAGQAFTKTVTLTTNAVDEPTKTLTIKGNVLAADGSKS, from the coding sequence ATGAAAAAAATATTTTTACTAGCGATGCTTACTGTTTTAGGAGTTACAACTTCTAATGCTCAAGAGACTACCAAAAAAATAAAAGCTGTTAAAGCTAAAGTTGCAAGAGTAGATGGCGCAGGAATGGTTTTTGCTTCAGAAACTATTGATTACGGAACAGTTGCTTACAATTCTGACGGAAAACGTGAGTTTGTTTTCACAAACAACGGAACCAAGCCTTTAATTATCACAAATGCACAAGGATCTTGTGGATGTACAGTTCCTACTTACCCTAAAGAACCAATTGCTCCAGGAGCAAAAGGTGTTATTGGAGTAAAATATGACACTTCAAGAGCAGGACAAGCTTTTACAAAAACAGTGACTTTGACTACAAATGCAGTAGATGAGCCAACAAAAACCCTTACTATTAAAGGAAATGTATTGGCTGCTGATGGTTCAAAAAGCTAA
- a CDS encoding S46 family peptidase, with amino-acid sequence MKFLKLLLLLFVVQTQAQQGGMWVPSLLKGMNETEMKNLGMKMTAKDIYDVNQSSMKDAVPHFNGGCTSEVISPKGLILTNHHCGFDAIQKHSSVEHDYLTDGFWAYKMEEELPNENLTVTFIVKIEDVTTQVLAGVSSLSSEEEKQKKIQENITALSNSLPKESWQENKIRTFYEGNQYMLFVTETFKDVRLVGAPPTSIGKFGSDTDNWVWPRHTGDFSLFRIYADKNNRPASYSKDNVPYTPKHFLPISLDGIQEDDFTLVFGYPGRTNEYLPSVAIEQIVNELNPAKIEIRDRALKVEDGFMRKDNAIKIQYASKYASTANYWKKWIGETQGLKKSNAVVLKKEAEKEFQVKISKAGKDQEYGSLFSEFEKNYTEIAPYALSRDYFSEVILRNTELPGIGFKLFQLEQVYNTKGEQSFTDRKNNLINSLDEFYKNFNPAVDEKVFEQLVELYATKSPKQFLPSNLTNVNSAKLATDIYSQSKLTSFSKLKELLTGDSKTVIANLNNDKGFQFVKEVAEKYLKEVAPKYDALNLKISALQRTYMKAQLELNKDARLFPDANSTLRVTYGKVKGYEPKDATVYTPVTYLDGVMEKYIPGDYEFDVPSKLIELYNNKDYGEYGENGKMPVCFIGTNHTTGGNSGSPAIDANGNLIGLNFDRVWEGTMSDIYYDPSICRNIMVDIRYVLFIMDKYAGAKNLIEELQLVHPKKNNPLKKNILHKKTK; translated from the coding sequence ATGAAATTTTTAAAATTACTCCTTTTATTATTTGTTGTCCAGACCCAAGCACAACAAGGCGGTATGTGGGTTCCTTCTCTTTTAAAAGGAATGAACGAAACCGAAATGAAAAACCTGGGTATGAAAATGACCGCTAAGGACATTTATGACGTTAATCAATCCAGTATGAAAGACGCTGTTCCCCATTTTAATGGTGGCTGTACTTCAGAGGTGATTTCGCCAAAAGGGCTTATATTAACAAACCATCACTGTGGTTTTGACGCTATTCAAAAACATTCATCAGTAGAACATGACTATCTTACTGATGGTTTCTGGGCTTATAAAATGGAAGAAGAATTGCCTAATGAAAACTTGACAGTCACTTTTATCGTCAAGATTGAAGATGTAACTACTCAAGTATTAGCCGGAGTTTCCTCTTTATCTTCAGAAGAAGAAAAACAAAAGAAAATTCAGGAAAACATCACTGCTTTAAGCAACAGTCTTCCCAAAGAAAGCTGGCAAGAAAACAAAATTCGTACTTTCTACGAAGGAAATCAGTATATGTTATTTGTTACTGAAACTTTCAAAGACGTGCGTTTAGTAGGAGCTCCACCAACATCAATAGGGAAATTTGGATCAGACACAGACAATTGGGTTTGGCCAAGACATACCGGAGATTTCTCTTTGTTTAGAATTTATGCTGACAAGAACAATCGCCCTGCTTCCTATTCTAAAGACAATGTGCCTTACACTCCAAAACACTTCTTGCCTATTTCATTAGACGGTATTCAAGAAGATGACTTTACATTGGTTTTTGGCTATCCAGGACGCACCAACGAATATTTACCCTCTGTTGCTATCGAACAAATTGTAAACGAATTAAACCCTGCTAAAATCGAAATTAGAGATCGTGCTTTGAAAGTGGAAGATGGTTTTATGAGAAAGGACAATGCGATTAAAATTCAATATGCTTCAAAATATGCGAGTACAGCAAATTATTGGAAAAAATGGATTGGAGAAACACAAGGATTAAAAAAATCGAATGCTGTTGTCCTTAAAAAAGAAGCGGAGAAAGAATTCCAAGTAAAAATTAGCAAAGCAGGAAAAGATCAAGAGTACGGAAGTTTGTTTTCAGAATTCGAAAAAAACTACACAGAAATTGCCCCTTACGCGCTAAGTAGAGATTATTTCTCGGAAGTTATATTGAGAAATACGGAATTACCAGGTATAGGTTTTAAACTATTCCAATTAGAACAAGTTTACAACACTAAAGGCGAACAATCGTTTACGGACAGAAAAAACAACTTAATCAATAGTCTTGATGAGTTTTACAAGAATTTCAATCCCGCAGTAGATGAAAAAGTATTTGAACAACTTGTAGAGTTGTACGCCACGAAATCTCCAAAACAGTTTTTACCTTCTAATTTAACGAACGTAAATTCAGCTAAACTAGCAACTGACATTTACAGTCAATCAAAATTGACAAGCTTCTCTAAATTAAAAGAACTACTTACTGGAGATTCAAAAACGGTTATAGCTAATTTAAATAACGACAAAGGATTTCAATTTGTAAAAGAGGTAGCTGAAAAATACCTAAAAGAGGTAGCTCCAAAATACGATGCTTTGAATTTAAAAATATCTGCGTTGCAACGTACCTATATGAAAGCACAACTGGAGCTGAATAAAGACGCACGTTTATTCCCAGATGCTAATAGTACATTACGTGTTACTTATGGAAAAGTAAAAGGATACGAGCCAAAGGACGCTACTGTATACACTCCTGTGACGTATTTAGACGGCGTAATGGAAAAATACATCCCAGGTGACTATGAATTTGATGTTCCATCAAAATTAATCGAACTGTACAACAACAAAGATTATGGGGAATATGGCGAAAATGGTAAAATGCCGGTTTGTTTTATTGGAACAAATCACACTACAGGAGGGAACTCTGGAAGCCCCGCTATTGATGCAAATGGGAACCTTATTGGACTGAACTTTGATAGGGTTTGGGAAGGTACTATGAGCGACATTTATTATGACCCAAGTATTTGTAGGAATATAATGGTTGACATTCGCTATGTTTTGTTTATTATGGACAAATATGCTGGAGCAAAAAACTTAATCGAGGAGTTGCAATTAGTTCACCCAAAGAAAAACAACCCCCTGAAAAAGAATATATTACACAAAAAGACAAAATAA
- a CDS encoding 3-deoxy-D-manno-octulosonic acid transferase: MLFLYNLLINFSAIIVKLIAIFSPKIQLFVEGRKSVFIALASKIDPKDKTIWFHAASLGEYEQGLPVIEKIKEKYPSHKIVLTFFSPSGYEVRKNNTVADVTVYLPLDTKKNATEFMKLVHPEMAFFIKYEFWLNYLSELKKHNTPTYLISGIFRKKQLFFKWYGGFYREALDTFTYFFVQNEGSKKLLLQLGKTNVSVSGDTRFDRVASILEKDNSLDFIADFKNNTTTIVVGSSWPKDENILVDFINSTNHKVKFIIAPHNIKNDQIQQLKNSITKKTVLFSDVQTPLIESLHDFDVFIIDTVGILTKIYSYADIAYVGGGFGNPGVHNILEPATFGVPIIIGPNYSHFAEATALVNMEGCVSISNKTELNQAFENLIRNEDIRNEKGHICSTFVQMNKNATSIILKQLGM, encoded by the coding sequence ATGCTTTTTCTATACAATCTACTTATAAATTTTAGCGCTATAATCGTAAAACTAATCGCTATTTTTAGTCCGAAAATCCAACTTTTTGTAGAAGGCAGAAAATCGGTTTTTATCGCTTTGGCATCCAAAATTGATCCTAAAGACAAAACGATTTGGTTTCACGCAGCTTCACTTGGTGAATACGAACAAGGATTACCTGTTATTGAAAAGATAAAGGAAAAATACCCGAGTCATAAAATCGTCCTGACTTTCTTTTCCCCATCCGGATATGAGGTTAGAAAGAACAATACCGTTGCTGATGTTACCGTGTATTTACCATTGGACACTAAAAAAAATGCTACCGAATTCATGAAATTAGTTCATCCTGAAATGGCCTTTTTTATAAAATATGAATTTTGGCTGAATTACCTGAGCGAACTTAAAAAACACAACACACCAACTTATCTTATTTCTGGGATTTTTAGAAAAAAACAACTGTTTTTCAAATGGTATGGAGGCTTTTATAGAGAAGCATTAGATACTTTTACCTATTTTTTTGTGCAAAACGAAGGGTCAAAAAAGTTATTATTACAATTAGGAAAAACTAACGTATCCGTTTCTGGTGACACTCGTTTTGACAGGGTAGCTTCTATTTTAGAGAAAGACAATTCGTTAGATTTTATTGCTGATTTTAAAAACAATACCACTACAATTGTTGTGGGAAGTTCTTGGCCAAAAGACGAAAACATATTAGTGGACTTTATCAATTCGACCAATCATAAAGTAAAATTTATTATTGCACCTCATAACATCAAGAATGATCAAATCCAACAACTGAAAAATTCGATAACCAAAAAAACCGTTTTGTTTTCTGATGTACAAACACCATTAATCGAGTCTTTACACGATTTTGATGTGTTTATCATAGACACAGTTGGTATTCTGACCAAAATATACAGCTATGCTGATATCGCTTATGTGGGTGGAGGCTTTGGAAATCCAGGCGTTCATAATATTTTAGAGCCAGCCACTTTTGGAGTTCCTATTATTATTGGCCCAAACTATTCCCATTTTGCCGAGGCGACAGCATTAGTCAATATGGAAGGTTGCGTTTCTATTTCAAATAAAACGGAACTAAACCAAGCTTTTGAAAATTTGATTCGAAATGAAGATATTCGGAATGAAAAAGGGCACATTTGCAGCACTTTCGTGCAGATGAATAAAAATGCAACTTCAATTATTTTAAAGCAACTGGGGATGTAA